A stretch of Oryza brachyantha chromosome 4, ObraRS2, whole genome shotgun sequence DNA encodes these proteins:
- the LOC102707302 gene encoding dnaJ homolog subfamily C member 2: MDIRTSCLLITYSPEIIDGVPLHVSSNCLPIKACKYEPAGHSFHAAALKLLGLGEQEDAEADDRSVSSDDKSQDFSAASDTFSSKGKKKSGSQQQDHYALLGLAHLRFLATEDQIRKSYRDMALKHHPDKQASLILAEATEEAKQAKKDEIESHFKAIQEAYEVLIDPTKRRIFDSTDEFDDDVPTDCAPQDFYKVFGPAFMRNGRWSVNQTIPSLGDDATPIEEVDKFYNFWYNFKSWREFPHADEYDLEQAESREHKRWMERQNVKLQEKAKKVEYARVRTLVDNAYKKDPRIQRRKEEEKAEKQRRKEAKYLAKKMQEEEAARAAEEERKRKEEEAKRAAEAALNQKKLKEKEKKLLRKEKTRLRNLVAPVVAESHFSLSEDDVETACSSLDMEKLKKLCDSMENIDVSEKARLLRGALSKECSSGTSNDGKKIQANGVDGSTAKPASSGEKVAQGNTLSSYEKKEKPWGKEEIEMLRKAIQKYPKGTSRRWEVVSEFLGTGRSVEEILKATKTVLLQKPDSTKAFDSFLEKRKPAPSIASPLSVRTETAGLPTEGSGNASSKAPAQPASSKTADEQAGAAPVSNGTPSVTDPEAWSEAQVLALVQALKAFPKDASQRWERVAAAVPGKTVVQCKKKVAEMQKNFRSKKGAE, encoded by the coding sequence ATGGATATCCGGACAAGTTGTCTGCTGATCACTTATTCTCCAGAGATCATAGATGGGGTTCCTTTGCATGTTTCATCGAATTGCCTGCCTATAAAAGCATGCAAATATGAACCTGCTGGTCATTCATTCCATGCTGCAGCGTTGAAGCTCCTTGGTCTTGGGGAGCAAGAAGATGCAGAAGCTGATGACCGTAGTGTTTCATCAGATGACAAAAGCCAAGATTTTTCCGCTGCTTCTGATACCTTTAGCAgcaaaggaaagaagaaatcTGGAAGCCAACAACAAGATCATTATGCATTACTTGGCTTGGCACATTTGCGGTTCTTGGCAACTGAAGACCAAATCCGGAAGAGTTACCGTGACATGGCTCTTAAACATCATCCTGACAAGCAGGCTTCTCTTATTCTTGCCGAGGCAACGGAGGAAGCAAAGCAAGCAAAAAAGGATGAGATAGAGAGCCATTTTAAGGCCATTCAGGAAGCTTATGAGGTCCTCATAGATCCTACAAAGAGAAGAATTTTTGACTCAACTGATGAATTCGATGATGATGTCCCAACAGACTGTGCCCCGCAAGATTTCTACAAGGTTTTTGGCCCAGCATTCATGAGAAATGGACGATGGTCTGTTAATCAGACTATTCCTTCTTTAGGAGATGATGCTACACCTATAGAAGAAGTTGATAAATTCTACAATTTCTGGTACAACTTCAAGAGTTGGAGGGAATTTCCACATGCAGATGAGTATGACTTAGAACAAGCTGAGTCCCGTGAGCATAAGAGGTGGATGGAGAGGCAGAATGTGAAACTACAAGAGAAGGCTAAAAAGGTAGAGTATGCACGAGTACGTACTCTTGTTGACAATGCTTACAAAAAGGACCCCAGAATTCAGCggagaaaggaggaggaaaagGCTGAGAAacagaggaggaaggaggcaaAATACCTGGCCAAAAAGatgcaggaggaggaagctgcAAGGGCTGCAGAAGAGgaaaggaagagaaaagaagaggaagCAAAGAGAGCTGCAGAGGCTGCTCTCAATCAGAAGAAGttgaaggagaaggagaagaagctgCTACGCAAAGAGAAAACCCGTCTGCGCAATCTTGTTGCACCGGTAGTTGCAGAGAGCCACTTTTCTCTGTCAGAAGATGATGTCGAAACGGCATGCTCTTCACTTGATATGGAGAAACTTAAGAAGCTCTGTGATAGCATGGAGAACATAGATGTATCTGAAAAGGCCAGATTGCTCAGAGGTGCGCTGAGCAAAGAGTGCTCGTCTGGTACCTCAAATGATGGAAAGAAAATACAAGCAAATGGTGTGGATGGTTCCACAGCAAAACCCGCCTCATCAGGAGAAAAGGTTGCACAAGGCAATACACTAAGCAGCTatgagaagaaagaaaaaccatGGGGAAAGGAAGAGATTGAGATGCTTAGGAAAGCCATACAAAAGTATCCCAAGGGAACCTCCCGGAGGTGGGAGGTTGTTTCTGAGTTTCTTGGAACTGGACGATCTGTTGAAGAGATTCTGAAGGCTACGAAGACTGTTCTTTTGCAGAAGCCAGACTCTACCAAAGCTTTTGACTCTTTCCTCGAGAAACGCAAGCCAGCGCCATCCATTGCATCACCTCTTTCTGTAAGAACTGAAACAGCTGGTTTGCCTACTGAGGGATCTGGAAATGCATCATCCAAAGCGCCTGCACAACCTGCAAGCAGTAAAACAGCCGACGAGCAAGCTGGTGCTGCTCCTGTATCAAATGGAACACCTTCTGTAACAGATCCAGAGGCTTGGTCAGAGGCACAGGTGCTAGCACTGGTTCAAGCTTTGAAGGCCTTTCCTAAGGATGCAAGCCAAAGATGGGAGCGTGTGGCTGCCGCAGTCCCAGGTAAAACCGTTGTGCAGTGCAAGAAAAAGGTTGCAGAAATGCAAAAGAATTTCCGGAGCAAGAAAGGCGCTGAGTAG
- the LOC102707576 gene encoding ankyrin repeat and SAM domain-containing protein 6-like → MYSDQISTGRKRSVHDRLDGDLPAGAGRGARNPASKRQRQTDEKWKHDLYREDAEPASKSIDPRDLRLKLQKKSSQQGFAGQRGSGVRDLREMLSGTMHPQPINADPPKAKPASEVVKVTRRENADEIPVRQTKKVPKLSSSKKISQPKVESPLDIFLKSLGLEKYSVTFQAEEVDMAALRHMTDSDLKALGIPMGPRKKIMLALESRA, encoded by the exons ATGTACTCGGACCAGATCTCCACCGGCCGGAAGCGGTCCGTCCACGACCGCCTCGACGGCGACCTccctgccggcgccggccgtggGGCCCGTAACCCGGCCTCCAAGAG GCAACGGCAAACTGATGAAAAATGGAAGCATGATCTTTACCGGGAAGATGCTGAACCAGCttcaa AATCAATTGATCCACGGGATTTGCGATTGAAACTTCAGAAGAAAAGCTCTCAGCAAGGCTTTGCTGGCCAAAGGGGTTCTGGTGTACGTGATCTACGTGAGATGCTTTCTGGAACAATGCACCCACAGCCAATCAATGCAGATCCTCCAAAGGCGAAGCCAGCATCAGAGGTTGTGAAAGTCACAAGGCGTGAAAATGCAGATGAAATACCTGTACGTCAAACTAAGAAAGTACCAAAACTATCATCATCGAAGAAGATATCTCAGCCAAAG GTTGAAAGTCCACTTGATATTTTCCTGAAATCACTTGGACTTGAGAAGTACTCGGTTACCTTTCAGGCAGAGGAG GTTGACATGGCAGCCCTAAGACACATGACTGACAGTGATCTTAAAGCTTTGGGCATTCCAATG GGTCCCAGGAAGAAGATCATGCTTGCCTTGGAATCGAGAGCTTAG
- the LOC102707022 gene encoding TBC1 domain family member 13-like, with protein MADGASNDAPARPRQRKHHVPDWLNSPIWSAPPHPPPAPAPARHSLPPPQQHPSRDPSPPPPPPPPAPPQPARGAGSDGDDGGGAASSSRPHLVPEFTVALGRKVVDLAELRRLACQGVPDAAGVRPVVWKLLLGYLPTDHALWAYELEKKRSQYSAFKDELLVNPSEVTRRMEEMTISKRNGHNSEGTGVLPRAEIVHDEHPLSLGKTSVWNQHFQESEIIEQIDRDVKRTHPEMQFFNGDSSDALSNQESLKRILTIFAKLNPGIRYVQGMNEVLAPLYYVFKNDPEENNAESAEPDAFFCFVELLSGFRDNFCKQLDNSVVGIRSTICKLSQLLKRHDEELWRHLEVVTKVNPQFYAFRWITLLLTQEFKFRDCIHIWDALLGDPEGHQATLLRICCAMLILVRRRLLAGDFTANLKLLQSYPPTNIDHLLHIANKLRGPVPY; from the exons atGGCCGACGGCGCCAGCAACGACGCTCCCGCGAGGCCGAGGCAGAGGAAGCACCACGTCCCGGACTGGCTCAACAGCCCGATCTGGTCCGCCCCTCCCCATCCCCCTCCCgcccccgcgcccgcgcgccactcccttccccctccgcAGCAGCACCCGTCCCGCGATCcctccccgcccccgccgccccctcctcccGCCCCCCCGCAGCCTGCACGGGGCGCCGgttccgacggcgacgacggcggcggcgccgccagctCGTCGCGGCCCCACCTCGTCCCGGAGTTCACCGTCGCG CTGGGGAGGAAGGTGGTGGATCTGGCGGAGCTGCGGAGGCTCGCGTGCCAGGGCgtgcccgacgccgccggcgtgcgACCCGTCGTCTGGAAG CTTCTATTGGGATACTTACCAACTGATCATGCTCTGTGGGCGTATGAGCTGGAGAAAAAGCGGTCCCAATATAGTGCTTTCAAAGACGAGCTTCTGGTTAACCCT TCAGAAGTAACTCGAAGAATGGAGGAAATGACTATATCCAAAAGGAATGGACATAATTCTGAAGGAACCGGTGTGCTTCCAAGGGCAGAAATTGTCCATGATGAACATCCTCTAAGCCTTGGGAAAACTAGCGTCTGGAACCAACATTTCCAG GAATCTGAAATTATAGAGCAGATCGATAGAGATGTTAAGCGTACTCATCCTGAGATGCAATTTTTCAATGGGGATTCTTCTGATGCCTTGTCTAATCAG GAGTCGCTAAAGCGTATACTTAccatatttgcaaaattaaatCCTGGTATAAGATATGTACAAGGAATGAATGAAGTTTTGGCACCACTCTACTATGTTTTCAAGAATGATCCAGAggaaaataatgca GAGTCAGCAGAGCCGGAtgcatttttctgttttgttgaGCTGCTTAGTGGATTTCGTGATAACTTTTGCAAACAACTGGACAACAGTGTAGTTGGCATACGCTCCACAATCTGCAAGTTATCCCAGCTCCTGAAAAGGCACGATGAAGAGCTCTGGCGGCATTTAGAGGTTGTAACCAAG GTTAATCCACAGTTCTATGCATTCAGATGGATCACCTTGCTGTTGACGCAGGAATTCAAGTTCCGCGACTGCATTCATATATGGGATGCATTATTAGGTGACCCTGAGGGACATCAG GCCACCTTACTACGAATCTGTTGTGCAATGCTAATTCTTGTTCGAAGGAGGCTGTTGGCCGGTGATTTCACTGCAAACCTCAAGCTTCTCCAGAGCTATCCACCCACAAACATTGACCACCTCTTACATATCGCTAACAAACTGCGAGGGCCAGTTCCCTACTGA
- the LOC102715196 gene encoding uncharacterized protein LOC102715196 produces MDSAREQLRIFLLEEEEEDDELFFALVPAALAALQAEKRPLHTSILTGSIKVKEILEGHENWSKAEFRMEPEIFRATARYLSMKSLLCDTRGVDVEEQLGMFMYMISHNASNQDLQNAFQHSGETISRKINEVFHIVPTLAERFVKLPDSTHTHMKIASDPRFWPYFQIQEKEKELKGNYKVIKNARKESGVGWNDSLCMIVAEPAIWDRILQAHPKVKKFRSKPFPLFNQLALLYEGSVAPGDLCFTSTQEISHSSDQNMGMTHEVLSLDGLTNPFSNMGAPETSSTNMAKEAQESSTPNKEKEVDVGKKRKHNQVALVLEDYLEFKKEQAKRAVGKIVEASRHEIDTSISKCIATIESIQELTDEEKAKALGLFRCPLNREIFMNTSIPSVRLIWLKSQIAG; encoded by the exons ATGGACTCTGCAAGGGAGcaattaagaatttttttgctagaggaagaggaagaggatgatGAACTCTTCTTTGCGTTGGTCCCTGCTGCACTTGCAGCTCTCCAAGCTGAAAAAAGACCTCTGCACACCTCAATTCTAACTGGTTCTATAAAGGTTAAGGAAATCCTAGAAGGACATGAGAATTGGTCTAAGGCTGAGTTTCGGATGGAACCAGAAATATTTAGAGCTACAGCAAGATATCTTAGCATGAAGAGTCTTCTATGTGATACGCGAGGTGTTGATGTTGAGGAGCAATTAggaatgtttatgtatatgaTTTCTCACAATGCTAGCAATCAAGATCTACAGAATGCATTCCAACATAGTGGCGAAACAATAAGTAGGAAGATAAATGAAGTTTTTCATATTGTCCCTACCCTAGCTGAGCGATTTGTCAAACTTCCTGATTCAACTCATACCCATATGAAGATTGCATCGGATCCTAGATTTTGGCCATATTTTCAG ATCcaagaaaaggagaaggaaCTCAAGGGGAACtacaaagttataaaaaatgcacGAAAAGAAAGTGGAGTTGGATGGAATGATTCACTTTGTATGATTGTTGCTGAACCAGCTATTTGGGATAGGATACTTCAG GCTCATCCAAAGGTCAAGAAGTTTCGCTCCAAACCATTCCCACTTTTCAATCAATTGGCCTTACTGTATGAAG gAAGTGTTGCACCAGGTGATTTATGTTTTACATCAACTCAAGAAATATCTCATTCAAGTGATCAGAATATGGGAATGACACATGAGGTTTTAAGTCTAGATGGGTTGACAaacccattttcaaatatgGGTGCGCCGGAGACTTCAAGTACAAACATGGCAAAGGAGGCACAAGAGAGCTCAACaccaaacaaagaaaaagaagttgATGTTGGAAAGAAGCGCAAGCATAATCAAGTAGCATTGGTACTCGAGGACTACTTGGAATTCAAAAAAGAGCAAGCAAAAAGGGCAGTGGGTAAAATAGTGGAGGCATCAAGGCATGAAATTGACACTTCTATCTCCAAGTGTATTGCTACGATTGAATCGATCCAAGAGTTAACAGATGaagaaaaagcaaaagctCTTGGACTCTTTAGATGTCCACTCAATAGGGAAATATTTATGAACACAAGCATCCCTAGCGTGCGCCTGATATGGCTAAAGAGCCAAATTGCTGGATAG